The Pan troglodytes isolate AG18354 chromosome 8, NHGRI_mPanTro3-v2.0_pri, whole genome shotgun sequence genome window below encodes:
- the KCNMA1 gene encoding calcium-activated potassium channel subunit alpha-1 isoform X35, with the protein MANGGGGGGGSSGGGGGGGSSLRMSSNIHANHLSLDASSSSSSSSSSSSSSSSSSSSSVHEPKMDALIIPVTMEVPCDSRGQRMWWAFLASSMVTFFGGLFIILLWRTLKYLWTVCCHCGGKTKGCWRLRLGPGSGTHRLGCRGAGWGQPTQRGRRKLGAAGCSSGTYPNFFGLCSFAPRPPTLGPRKCHQQRGAGAGVRLRPRFYAERLPWRSRWLDVVGFSYSWCRRPPALRLATPSMYGC; encoded by the exons ATGGCAaatggtggcggcggcggcggcggcagcagcggcggcggcggcggcggaggcagCAGTCTTAGAATGAGTAGCAATATCCACGCGAACCATCTCAGCCTAGAcgcgtcctcctcctcctcctcctcttcctcttcttcttcttcctcctcctcttcctcctcgtcCTCGGTCCACGAGCCCAAGATGGATGCGCTCATCATCCCGGTGACCATGGAGGTGCCGTGCGACAGCCGGGGCCAACGCATGTGGTGGGCTTTCCTGGCCTCCTCCATGGTGACTTTCTTCGGGGGCCTCTTCATCATCTTGCTCTGGCGGACGCTCAAGTACCTGTGGACCGTGTGCTGCCACTGCGGGGGCAAGACGAAG GGTTGTTGGCGGCTGCGGCTGGGGCCAGGGTCGGGGACTCACAGGCTCGGGTGCCGTGGTGCGGGGTGGGGACAGCCAACTCAGCGGGGACGGAGGAAGCTGGGGGCAGCTGG GTGCTCTAGTGGAACATACCCCAACTTCTTCGGCCTCTGTTCCTTTGCCCCCAGGCCACCCACTTTGGGTCCCCGGAAATGCCACCAGCAGCGCGGAGCTGGAGCGGGGGTCCGCCTGAGGCCGCGGTTTTACGCGGAGCGTCTTCCCTGGCGCTCGAGGTGGCTAGATGTCGTCGGCTTTAGCTATTCCTGGTGCAGACGCCCACCGGCACTGAGGCTGGCGACACCTTCGATGTATGGTTGCTAG
- the KCNMA1 gene encoding calcium-activated potassium channel subunit alpha-1 isoform X36, with product MANGGGGGGGSSGGGGGGGSSLRMSSNIHANHLSLDASSSSSSSSSSSSSSSSSSSSSVHEPKMDALIIPVTMEVPCDSRGQRMWWAFLASSMVTFFGGLFIILLWRTLKYLWTVCCHCGGKTKGCWRLRLGPGSGTHRLGCRGAGWGQPTQRGRRKLGAAGPPTLGPRKCHQQRGAGAGVRLRPRFYAERLPWRSRWLDVVGFSYSWCRRPPALRLATPSMYGC from the exons ATGGCAaatggtggcggcggcggcggcggcagcagcggcggcggcggcggcggaggcagCAGTCTTAGAATGAGTAGCAATATCCACGCGAACCATCTCAGCCTAGAcgcgtcctcctcctcctcctcctcttcctcttcttcttcttcctcctcctcttcctcctcgtcCTCGGTCCACGAGCCCAAGATGGATGCGCTCATCATCCCGGTGACCATGGAGGTGCCGTGCGACAGCCGGGGCCAACGCATGTGGTGGGCTTTCCTGGCCTCCTCCATGGTGACTTTCTTCGGGGGCCTCTTCATCATCTTGCTCTGGCGGACGCTCAAGTACCTGTGGACCGTGTGCTGCCACTGCGGGGGCAAGACGAAG GGTTGTTGGCGGCTGCGGCTGGGGCCAGGGTCGGGGACTCACAGGCTCGGGTGCCGTGGTGCGGGGTGGGGACAGCCAACTCAGCGGGGACGGAGGAAGCTGGGGGCAGCTGG GCCACCCACTTTGGGTCCCCGGAAATGCCACCAGCAGCGCGGAGCTGGAGCGGGGGTCCGCCTGAGGCCGCGGTTTTACGCGGAGCGTCTTCCCTGGCGCTCGAGGTGGCTAGATGTCGTCGGCTTTAGCTATTCCTGGTGCAGACGCCCACCGGCACTGAGGCTGGCGACACCTTCGATGTATGGTTGCTAG
- the KCNMA1 gene encoding calcium-activated potassium channel subunit alpha-1 isoform X37, translating into MANGGGGGGGSSGGGGGGGSSLRMSSNIHANHLSLDASSSSSSSSSSSSSSSSSSSSSVHEPKMDALIIPVTMEVPCDSRGQRMWWAFLASSMVTFFGGLFIILLWRTLKYLWTVCCHCGGKTKVL; encoded by the exons ATGGCAaatggtggcggcggcggcggcggcagcagcggcggcggcggcggcggaggcagCAGTCTTAGAATGAGTAGCAATATCCACGCGAACCATCTCAGCCTAGAcgcgtcctcctcctcctcctcctcttcctcttcttcttcttcctcctcctcttcctcctcgtcCTCGGTCCACGAGCCCAAGATGGATGCGCTCATCATCCCGGTGACCATGGAGGTGCCGTGCGACAGCCGGGGCCAACGCATGTGGTGGGCTTTCCTGGCCTCCTCCATGGTGACTTTCTTCGGGGGCCTCTTCATCATCTTGCTCTGGCGGACGCTCAAGTACCTGTGGACCGTGTGCTGCCACTGCGGGGGCAAGACGAAG GTGCTCTAG